TTTCCAGTCGAGCATTGGCTAAATCTGCTTAAAAAGCAAAAACAACTAAAACACATGGAAATGGTAGCTTGGCTCAAGTCTGAACATAATCTAGGGCATGGTCATGCGAATGCACTTGTTGCCTACTTCCGTGATAAAGAAGGTGCATAAAATGCCTAACAAAGCCAGCCAGAGGGACAGCCAAACCGCTGCGCGCTTTGTCTGCCCCTGCTGGCGGCGTTAACACTACAAGTAGCATGGATAGATTACATATAAAAATAATATGGACAATCGTTGGGTTGTCATTGTCTTACACCGTGGTTCAGGTTCTTCTCAACTCAAATAATGAGGTGGTATCTGATGCCAGTGATTCTGCATGGGCATTTATTTTTGCCATACTCATAGCAGTTTGGTCTGTGAAAGAACCAATGCAAAAAAAGTTCTCCGCTTCATTTGAGTTCAGTGCAGCAGTCTATTTTGCATGGCCACTAGTTCTGCCTTACTATCTATACAAAACTAGAGGGTATGAGGGGCTAATACTTTTCTTAGGTTTTGCAGCATTGTATCTAACTCCATTTTTAAGTGGTTTAGTGGCATATGTATACTTCGCAGAGTAAAGTGTTAACAAGTTGCTCAATGTCGCCTTGCGGCTGGACTTCCTTACGCTGCGCTTCAGTCAGCCCATTAGCAAGGCGTTAGCTGGCCGTATTAAAAAAATATCGTGCAGCCGTAAAGTAAAAACAGTTTTGTATGCCGCTTGATAGCGGGTAAAGTAAGGTGCCATCGGAAGGTCGTGCCAACCATAAGTCAGTCATGCGCTGATGCGTGAAAGTTGGTTGCGTTCCCAGTCGGGCACGAGCTTTAGGTTGACCGCACTATCAAAATTAAGCAGTGTTGCATGGCTTTTAAAACAACACTTAGTAGCATTAAAAGGGATTTAAAGTGGGTGCCAACAACAAAGATTATTCAGCTAACAAAACGCTCAAATACGCTCCGGCCCTGCGGGCCTCCACCGGACAGTCAAACCTGCGGTTTAACTGCCGTTTAGCTCAGCGTTAGAATTTTTAATGATTTTTAGAGTATACATGCTTAAAAGAATATCATGATTAAGCTGATATATGATTAAGGAAGGGTAGGGATACGCTATGTCTACAATATACATACCCGCCATAATATGGGTGCTAGGTGCCGGGGCATGCTATTTTATTGCCAAGAAAAGAAACCTTAAGCCTTCTGTCCTTAGTGATTGTGTCTTTTGTTTATTTGGTCCATTGGCTATACCTTATGTCTTAATAGCAAAGTCTAGGCACACTTAAATAGTTTGTTTTAGGGTTTATGGTCTTAATTATGCCGAGATATCAGTGCTTAAATTCTAACAAGAGCAAGCAGTACA
The window above is part of the Ketobacter sp. MCCC 1A13808 genome. Proteins encoded here:
- a CDS encoding DUF4287 domain-containing protein; translated protein: MSGQEKVKGPASYFPSIEKKYGFPVEHWLNLLKKQKQLKHMEMVAWLKSEHNLGHGHANALVAYFRDKEGA